One segment of Anguilla anguilla isolate fAngAng1 chromosome 1, fAngAng1.pri, whole genome shotgun sequence DNA contains the following:
- the apoa2 gene encoding apolipoprotein A-II, with protein sequence MSGKLVVAVILALQVTASVCELPQPSTELVDKYTDLKDSVYKLLAYAGIRAKEALEPLAQHLPQSQAAKEYVEELQGKPHVQSVVKVATGAAGELAPLVDKVRMAGLGLYETYARPYVGTYLDQGVTAIKDFVKNVLPPEGQ encoded by the exons ATGTCTGGGAAACTGGTGGTAGCGGTCATCCTCGCTCTCCAAG TGACTGCATCTGTCTGCGAATTGCCCCAGCCGTCAACGGAGCTGGTGGACAAGTACACTGATTTAAAGGATTCCGTCTACAAGCTGCTAGCATACGCCGGCATCAGGGCCAAGGAGGCCTTGGAGCCCCTGGCCCAGCACCTTCCCCAAAGCCAGGCTGCCAAGGAGTACGTGGAGGAACTGCAGGGCAAGCCCCATGTCCAGAGCGTTGTAAAGGTTGCCAC GGGTGCGGCCGGTGAGCTTGCTCCCTTGGTGGACAAAGTTCGCATGGCCGGCCTGGGTCTGTACGAAACGTACGCCAGGCCCTATGTCGGAACCTACCTGGACCAGGGCGTCACCGCCATCAAGGACTTCGTGAAGAACGTACTGCCCCCGGAGGGGcagtga
- the apoc2 gene encoding apolipoprotein C-II, which translates to MNKLLVITLLVGLLSFGTQGFRMPRQAEEAPEEAPEAPVAEEVAPDVPEEAPEAPAPEEVAPEEAAETAPEHHGPDAPEASEEAGPLTYVTDTIRNVWDKTVDTAGTWIETVKGLKLEEKAKALYDETTGAIHTYAGILQDQAYHLIYPSQ; encoded by the exons ATGAACAAGCTTCTGGTCATCACTCTGCTCGTCGGTCTCCTGTCCTTCG GGACCCAGGGATTCCGCATGCCAAGGCAGGCTGAGGAGGCTCCGGAGGAGGCCCCTGAGGCGCCAGTCGCCGAGGAGGTGGCCCCCGACGTCCCCGAGGAGGCCCCGGAGGCCCCGGCCCCCGAGGAGGTGGCCCCGGAGGAAGCCGCCGAAACCGCGCCTGAGCACCACGGACCCGACGCCCCCGAGGCGAGCGAGGAGGCCGGCCCCCTGACCTACGTCACCGACACCATCCGCAACGTCTGGGACAAGACCGTGGACACCGCCGGCACCTGGATCGAGACCGTCAAGGGCCtgaagctggaggagaaggCCAA GGCCCTGTATGATGAGACCACCGGCGCCATCCACACCTACGCAGGCATCCTGCAGGACCAGGCCTACCATCTCATCTACCCCTCCCAGTAA